A part of Brassica rapa cultivar Chiifu-401-42 chromosome A05, CAAS_Brap_v3.01, whole genome shotgun sequence genomic DNA contains:
- the LOC103870293 gene encoding myosin-2 isoform X2, with amino-acid sequence MDPPVSDPDKINNQKEAGPSFHCPLYDTQLVHKISLTFLPGLATACVDNTTGDIFKTPGSVAADVKQEMIEYLNHRSETFVADHILLSSSSEIEPSSHDPYDVVSDFVDDFATSKRNLFSRVSGWLLSERREDNIDDFAQEMEVSGFWLNDHIEGIAQTLLKNVDFKGLSHCEMKFQTQGELEEHVLTCGYRTMDCGNEGCNAVFCANQRESHDAVCPFKIIPCEQGCLESGGIMRREMDRHCITVCTMKLVNCAFRGVGCLDDVRQCEVQQHYLDSVGSHLMCVLKGMYKEASLDDLKPRAEEILQLSTRLSEARNARALTNLVKEIDAKLGALVIKPKKEKKALEEAEIKGKPETASEKIPEDKVVSKEAEVVVDDAMVEEVGKKVSEAEIAENVDKEGELKAQKLLEMDEFIKEGEDSSAADLAERTETKAPEVVVMDEDKEEEESPKTKQTRTNETKGLETEASDVIDEENRETKISAETKKEAPSTILLDKEENEEGAEAKQISTNESKGVETKVNDMIDEENNKETKIPAETKSEAPSRIVIMDKEENEEGAETKQTSTNETKGVETEVNDVIDEENKKETNISDETKREAPSSIVMDKEENEEGAETINSSASASDEAEALSKSSEGFSKAQAETEPNFS; translated from the exons ATGGATCCACCAGTGTCAGATCCTGACAAAATCAACAACCAGAAAGAAGCAGGACCTTCCTTCCACTGCCCTCTCTACGACACACAGCTCGTCCACAAGATCTCCCTCACTTTCCTCCCCGGCCTCGCCACCGCCTGCGTCGACAACACCACCGGAGACATCTTCAAGACCCCTGGCTCCGTCGCCGCCGACGTCAAACAAGAAATGATCGAGTACCTAAACCACAGAAGCGAAACCTTCGTGGCTGACCACATCCTCCTCTCCTCATCGTCAGAGATCGAACCTTCCTCACACGACCCTTACGACGTCGTATCGGACTTCGTCGACGACTTCGCCACCTCCAAGAGGAACCTCTTCAGCCGCGTCTCCGGGTGGCTCCTCAGCGAGAGGAGGGAGGACAACATTGATGACTTCGCGCAGGAGATGGAGGTCAGCGGCTTCTGGCTGAACGATCACATCGAAGGAATAGCTCAGACGCTGCTCAAGAACGTGGACTTCAAAGGTCTTTCTCACTGCGAGATGAAGTTTCAAAcacaaggagagcttgaggagcATGTGCTGACTTGTGGTTATAGGACGATGGACTGCGGGAACGAAGGGTGTAATGCTGTCTTCTGCGCGAACCAGAGGGAGAGTCATGATGCCGTTTGCCCGTTTAAGATTATTCCCTGCGAGCAGGGGTGTTTGGAGAGTGGTGGTATCATGAGGCGTGAGATGGATAGGCATTGTATTACTGTGTGTACTATGAAGCTTGTGAACTGTGCGTTTCGTGGTGTTGGTTGTTTGGATGATGTGCGTCAGTGTGAGGTTCAGCAGCATTATTTGGATAGTGTGGGGTCTCATTTGATGTGTGTTCTCAAAGGTATGTATAAAGAAGCGTCTTTGGATGATCTCAAACCTCGAGCTGAAGAGATACTGCAG TTGTCTACGCGGTTGTCTGAAGCTCGAAATGCAAGAGCGCTGACGAATCTTGTTAAGGAGATTGATGCAAAGCTGGGGGCTTTAGTGATCAAAccaaagaaggagaagaaagctTTAGAAGAAGCTGAGATCAAAGGGAAACCAGAGACAGCTAGTGAGAAGATTCCGGAAGATAAAGTGGTTTCAAAGGAAGCAGAGGTTGTGGTAGATGATGCAATGGTGGAAGAAGTTGGGAAGAAAGTTTCAGAAGCTGAGATAGCTGAGAATGTTGATAAAGAAGGCGAGCTTAAAGCTCAGAAGCTTTTGGAAATGGATGAGTTCATCAAAGAAGGAGAGGATAGCTCTGCAGCTGATTTGGCAGAGAGAACTGAAACCAAAGCTCCAGAAGTTGTGGTCATGGATGAAGataaggaagaggaagagagtcCAAAGACCAAACAGACAAGAACAAATGAAACCAAAGGTTTAGAGACTGAAGCCAGTGATGTGATTGATGAAGAGAATAGAGAGACAAAGATATCAGCTGAAACCAAAAAAGAAGCTCCCTCAACAATACTCTTGGACAAGGAGGAGAATGAGGAGGGAGCAGAGGCAAAACAGATAAGCACAAATGAAAGTAAAGGTGTAGAGACTAAAGTCAATGACATGATTGATGAAGAGAATAATAAAGAGACAAAGATACCAGCTGAAACCAAAAGTGAAGCTCCCTCAAGAATAGTCATCATGGATAAGGAGGAGAATGAGGAGGGAGCAGAGACAAAACAGACAAGTACAAATGAAACCAAAGGTGTAGAGACTGAAGTCAATGACGTGATTGATGAAGAGAATAAAAAAGAGACAAAT ATATCAGATGAAACCAAAAGGGAAGCTCCCTCAAGCATAGTCATGGACAAGGAGGAGAATGAAGAGGGAGCAGAGACAATCAACTCAAGTGCTAGTGCTTCTGATGAAGCTGAAGCATTGTCAAAGAGCTCAGAAGGTTTCTCTAAAGCACAAGCTGAAACCGAACCAAATTTTTCTTGA
- the LOC103870293 gene encoding uncharacterized protein LOC103870293 isoform X3 gives MDPPVSDPDKINNQKEAGPSFHCPLYDTQLVHKISLTFLPGLATACVDNTTGDIFKTPGSVAADVKQEMIEYLNHRSETFVADHILLSSSSEIEPSSHDPYDVVSDFVDDFATSKRNLFSRVSGWLLSERREDNIDDFAQEMEVSGFWLNDHIEGIAQTLLKNVDFKGLSHCEMKFQTQGELEEHVLTCGYRTMDCGNEGCNAVFCANQRESHDAVCPFKIIPCEQGCLESGGIMRREMDRHCITVCTMKLVNCAFRGVGCLDDVRQCEVQQHYLDSVGSHLMCVLKGMYKEASLDDLKPRAEEILQLSTRLSEARNARALTNLVKEIDAKLGALVIKPKKEKKALEEAEIKGKPETASEKIPEDKVVSKEAEVVVDDAMVEEVGKKVSEAEIAENVDKEGELKAQKLLEMDEFIKEGEDSSAADLAERTETKAPEVVVMDEDKEEEESPKTKQTRTNETKGVETKVNDMIDEENNKETKIPAETKSEAPSRIVIMDKEENEEGAETKQTSTNETKGVETEVNDVIDEENKKETNVSAETKSESLMDKEKNEEGAETKQTRTNESKGVETKVNDMIDEENNRETKISDETKREAPSSIVMDKEENEEGAETINSSASASDEAEALSKSSEGFSKAQAETEPNFS, from the exons ATGGATCCACCAGTGTCAGATCCTGACAAAATCAACAACCAGAAAGAAGCAGGACCTTCCTTCCACTGCCCTCTCTACGACACACAGCTCGTCCACAAGATCTCCCTCACTTTCCTCCCCGGCCTCGCCACCGCCTGCGTCGACAACACCACCGGAGACATCTTCAAGACCCCTGGCTCCGTCGCCGCCGACGTCAAACAAGAAATGATCGAGTACCTAAACCACAGAAGCGAAACCTTCGTGGCTGACCACATCCTCCTCTCCTCATCGTCAGAGATCGAACCTTCCTCACACGACCCTTACGACGTCGTATCGGACTTCGTCGACGACTTCGCCACCTCCAAGAGGAACCTCTTCAGCCGCGTCTCCGGGTGGCTCCTCAGCGAGAGGAGGGAGGACAACATTGATGACTTCGCGCAGGAGATGGAGGTCAGCGGCTTCTGGCTGAACGATCACATCGAAGGAATAGCTCAGACGCTGCTCAAGAACGTGGACTTCAAAGGTCTTTCTCACTGCGAGATGAAGTTTCAAAcacaaggagagcttgaggagcATGTGCTGACTTGTGGTTATAGGACGATGGACTGCGGGAACGAAGGGTGTAATGCTGTCTTCTGCGCGAACCAGAGGGAGAGTCATGATGCCGTTTGCCCGTTTAAGATTATTCCCTGCGAGCAGGGGTGTTTGGAGAGTGGTGGTATCATGAGGCGTGAGATGGATAGGCATTGTATTACTGTGTGTACTATGAAGCTTGTGAACTGTGCGTTTCGTGGTGTTGGTTGTTTGGATGATGTGCGTCAGTGTGAGGTTCAGCAGCATTATTTGGATAGTGTGGGGTCTCATTTGATGTGTGTTCTCAAAGGTATGTATAAAGAAGCGTCTTTGGATGATCTCAAACCTCGAGCTGAAGAGATACTGCAG TTGTCTACGCGGTTGTCTGAAGCTCGAAATGCAAGAGCGCTGACGAATCTTGTTAAGGAGATTGATGCAAAGCTGGGGGCTTTAGTGATCAAAccaaagaaggagaagaaagctTTAGAAGAAGCTGAGATCAAAGGGAAACCAGAGACAGCTAGTGAGAAGATTCCGGAAGATAAAGTGGTTTCAAAGGAAGCAGAGGTTGTGGTAGATGATGCAATGGTGGAAGAAGTTGGGAAGAAAGTTTCAGAAGCTGAGATAGCTGAGAATGTTGATAAAGAAGGCGAGCTTAAAGCTCAGAAGCTTTTGGAAATGGATGAGTTCATCAAAGAAGGAGAGGATAGCTCTGCAGCTGATTTGGCAGAGAGAACTGAAACCAAAGCTCCAGAAGTTGTGGTCATGGATGAAGataaggaagaggaagagagtcCAAAGACCAAACAGACAAGAACAAATGAAACCAAAG GTGTAGAGACTAAAGTCAATGACATGATTGATGAAGAGAATAATAAAGAGACAAAGATACCAGCTGAAACCAAAAGTGAAGCTCCCTCAAGAATAGTCATCATGGATAAGGAGGAGAATGAGGAGGGAGCAGAGACAAAACAGACAAGTACAAATGAAACCAAAGGTGTAGAGACTGAAGTCAATGACGTGATTGATGAAGAGAATAAAAAAGAGACAAATGTATCAGCTGAAACCAAAAGCGAGTCTCTCATGGACAAGGAGAAGAATGAGGAGGGAGCAGAGACAAAACAGACGAGAACAAATGAAAGTAAAGGTGTAGAGACTAAAGTCAATGACATGATTGATGAAGAGAATAATAGAGAGACGAAGATATCAGATGAAACCAAAAGGGAAGCTCCCTCAAGCATAGTCATGGACAAGGAGGAGAATGAAGAGGGAGCAGAGACAATCAACTCAAGTGCTAGTGCTTCTGATGAAGCTGAAGCATTGTCAAAGAGCTCAGAAGGTTTCTCTAAAGCACAAGCTGAAACCGAACCAAATTTTTCTTGA
- the LOC103870293 gene encoding uncharacterized protein LOC103870293 isoform X1 has protein sequence MDPPVSDPDKINNQKEAGPSFHCPLYDTQLVHKISLTFLPGLATACVDNTTGDIFKTPGSVAADVKQEMIEYLNHRSETFVADHILLSSSSEIEPSSHDPYDVVSDFVDDFATSKRNLFSRVSGWLLSERREDNIDDFAQEMEVSGFWLNDHIEGIAQTLLKNVDFKGLSHCEMKFQTQGELEEHVLTCGYRTMDCGNEGCNAVFCANQRESHDAVCPFKIIPCEQGCLESGGIMRREMDRHCITVCTMKLVNCAFRGVGCLDDVRQCEVQQHYLDSVGSHLMCVLKGMYKEASLDDLKPRAEEILQLSTRLSEARNARALTNLVKEIDAKLGALVIKPKKEKKALEEAEIKGKPETASEKIPEDKVVSKEAEVVVDDAMVEEVGKKVSEAEIAENVDKEGELKAQKLLEMDEFIKEGEDSSAADLAERTETKAPEVVVMDEDKEEEESPKTKQTRTNETKGLETEASDVIDEENRETKISAETKKEAPSTILLDKEENEEGAEAKQISTNESKGVETKVNDMIDEENNKETKIPAETKSEAPSRIVIMDKEENEEGAETKQTSTNETKGVETEVNDVIDEENKKETNVSAETKSESLMDKEKNEEGAETKQTRTNESKGVETKVNDMIDEENNRETKISDETKREAPSSIVMDKEENEEGAETINSSASASDEAEALSKSSEGFSKAQAETEPNFS, from the exons ATGGATCCACCAGTGTCAGATCCTGACAAAATCAACAACCAGAAAGAAGCAGGACCTTCCTTCCACTGCCCTCTCTACGACACACAGCTCGTCCACAAGATCTCCCTCACTTTCCTCCCCGGCCTCGCCACCGCCTGCGTCGACAACACCACCGGAGACATCTTCAAGACCCCTGGCTCCGTCGCCGCCGACGTCAAACAAGAAATGATCGAGTACCTAAACCACAGAAGCGAAACCTTCGTGGCTGACCACATCCTCCTCTCCTCATCGTCAGAGATCGAACCTTCCTCACACGACCCTTACGACGTCGTATCGGACTTCGTCGACGACTTCGCCACCTCCAAGAGGAACCTCTTCAGCCGCGTCTCCGGGTGGCTCCTCAGCGAGAGGAGGGAGGACAACATTGATGACTTCGCGCAGGAGATGGAGGTCAGCGGCTTCTGGCTGAACGATCACATCGAAGGAATAGCTCAGACGCTGCTCAAGAACGTGGACTTCAAAGGTCTTTCTCACTGCGAGATGAAGTTTCAAAcacaaggagagcttgaggagcATGTGCTGACTTGTGGTTATAGGACGATGGACTGCGGGAACGAAGGGTGTAATGCTGTCTTCTGCGCGAACCAGAGGGAGAGTCATGATGCCGTTTGCCCGTTTAAGATTATTCCCTGCGAGCAGGGGTGTTTGGAGAGTGGTGGTATCATGAGGCGTGAGATGGATAGGCATTGTATTACTGTGTGTACTATGAAGCTTGTGAACTGTGCGTTTCGTGGTGTTGGTTGTTTGGATGATGTGCGTCAGTGTGAGGTTCAGCAGCATTATTTGGATAGTGTGGGGTCTCATTTGATGTGTGTTCTCAAAGGTATGTATAAAGAAGCGTCTTTGGATGATCTCAAACCTCGAGCTGAAGAGATACTGCAG TTGTCTACGCGGTTGTCTGAAGCTCGAAATGCAAGAGCGCTGACGAATCTTGTTAAGGAGATTGATGCAAAGCTGGGGGCTTTAGTGATCAAAccaaagaaggagaagaaagctTTAGAAGAAGCTGAGATCAAAGGGAAACCAGAGACAGCTAGTGAGAAGATTCCGGAAGATAAAGTGGTTTCAAAGGAAGCAGAGGTTGTGGTAGATGATGCAATGGTGGAAGAAGTTGGGAAGAAAGTTTCAGAAGCTGAGATAGCTGAGAATGTTGATAAAGAAGGCGAGCTTAAAGCTCAGAAGCTTTTGGAAATGGATGAGTTCATCAAAGAAGGAGAGGATAGCTCTGCAGCTGATTTGGCAGAGAGAACTGAAACCAAAGCTCCAGAAGTTGTGGTCATGGATGAAGataaggaagaggaagagagtcCAAAGACCAAACAGACAAGAACAAATGAAACCAAAGGTTTAGAGACTGAAGCCAGTGATGTGATTGATGAAGAGAATAGAGAGACAAAGATATCAGCTGAAACCAAAAAAGAAGCTCCCTCAACAATACTCTTGGACAAGGAGGAGAATGAGGAGGGAGCAGAGGCAAAACAGATAAGCACAAATGAAAGTAAAGGTGTAGAGACTAAAGTCAATGACATGATTGATGAAGAGAATAATAAAGAGACAAAGATACCAGCTGAAACCAAAAGTGAAGCTCCCTCAAGAATAGTCATCATGGATAAGGAGGAGAATGAGGAGGGAGCAGAGACAAAACAGACAAGTACAAATGAAACCAAAGGTGTAGAGACTGAAGTCAATGACGTGATTGATGAAGAGAATAAAAAAGAGACAAATGTATCAGCTGAAACCAAAAGCGAGTCTCTCATGGACAAGGAGAAGAATGAGGAGGGAGCAGAGACAAAACAGACGAGAACAAATGAAAGTAAAGGTGTAGAGACTAAAGTCAATGACATGATTGATGAAGAGAATAATAGAGAGACGAAGATATCAGATGAAACCAAAAGGGAAGCTCCCTCAAGCATAGTCATGGACAAGGAGGAGAATGAAGAGGGAGCAGAGACAATCAACTCAAGTGCTAGTGCTTCTGATGAAGCTGAAGCATTGTCAAAGAGCTCAGAAGGTTTCTCTAAAGCACAAGCTGAAACCGAACCAAATTTTTCTTGA
- the LOC103870297 gene encoding 40S ribosomal protein S5-1, with protein MAAAVEIDAEIQQQLTNEVKLFNRWTYDDVSVTDISLVDYIGVQAAKHATFVPHTAGRYSVKRFRKAQCPIVERLTNSLMMHGRNNGKKLMAVRIIKHAMEIIHLLTDANPIQVIIDAIVNSGPREDATRIGSAGVVRRQAVDISPLRRVNQAIFLLTTGAREAAFRNIKTIAECLADELINAAKGSSNSYAIKKKDEIERVAKANR; from the exons ATGGCCGCCGCCGTAGAAATCGACGCCGAGATTCAGCAGCAGCTCACCAACGAGGTCAAGCTCTTCAACCGCTGGACCTATGACGACGTTTCG GTCACAGACATCAGTCTTGTTGACTACATTGGAGTTCAGGCAGCTAAACACGCCACCTTTGTTCCCCACACCGCCGGAAGATACTCTGTGAAGAGATTCAGGAAGGCTCAGTGCCCCATCGTTGAGAGGCTCACTAACTCTCTCATGATGCACGGAAGAAACAACGGAAAGAAGTTGATGGCGGTCAGAATCATCAAGCACGCTATGGAAATCATCCACCTCTTGACTGACGCTAACCCAATCCAAGTCATCATCGATGCCATTGTCAACAG TGGTCCGCGTGAAGATGCTACGAGGATTGGATCTGCTGGTGTTGTTAGGAGACAAGCGGTTGATATCTCCCCTCTAAGACGTGTAAACCAGGCTATCTTCTTGCTTACCACCGGTGCTCGTGAGGCTGCTTTCAGAAACATTAAGACTATTGCTGAGTGTCTTGCTGATGAATTGATCAACGCTGCCAAGGGCTCGTCCAACAG CTATGCAATCAAGAAGAAGGATGAGATTGAAAGAGTTGCCAAGGCCAATCGTTAA
- the LOC103870298 gene encoding universal stress protein YxiE — MAEDQATAAIETSKVEEKQPQTTEAEAPGVTRTKRIMVAIDESDSSFYALQWVIDHFSTLLLTTEGAEAERGLLTVVHVQPTFHHFAPFPAGPGATAVYPPSLMIESVKKTQQETSAALLLRALQMCRAKQIRSETLVFEGEAKEMICQAVEQMHVDLLVVGSRGLGKIRRALIGSVSDYCAHHANCPILIVKPPKEITS; from the exons atGGCGGAGGATCAAGCAACGGCAGCGATCGAAACATCGAAGGTGGAGGAGAAGCAGCCACAGACAACAGAGGCTGAAGCACCGGGAGTGACGAGGACAAAAAGGATTATGGTTGCCATCGACGAGAGCGATTCGAGCTTCTACGCTCTTCAGTGGGTCATTGACCATTTCTCTACCCTATTATTGACCACTGAGGGGGCTGAAGCGGAACGTGGGTTGCTCACGGTGGTTCATGTGCAACCTACGTTCCATCACTTTGCTCCTTTTCCGGCTGGACCCGGCGCAACAG CTGTGTACCCACCTTCGTTGATGATAGAGTCGGTGAAGAAAACACAACAGGAGACCTCTGCAGCGCTTCTCTTGCGTGCACTTCAAATGTGCCGAGCCAAACAG ATCCGTTCTGAAACTCTGGTGTTTGAAGGCGAAGCAAAGGAAATGATTTGCCAGGCGGTGGAGCAAATGCACGTTGATCTTCTTGTCGTCGGTAGTCGTGGCCTTGGCAAGATCCGAAg AGCGTTAATTGGGAGCGTTAGCGATTACTGTGCTCATCACGCCAACTGCCCCATCCTTATTGTGAAGCCACCAAAGGAGATTACTAGTTAA
- the LOC103870299 gene encoding B3 domain-containing protein REM7 isoform X1 has translation METPREPHFFKPLLPGFHSGVAIPLDFYSKHIQGAEINKPWKLRSDASDQIWEVIREGRTLTKGWKEFTEAHDLRIGDIVIFKHEGDMVFHVTPFGPSCCDIQYTHPHIVKEEADADDAPTFSYDYCFLAEVTATNQKDDKMFLPVEAMRCGALNQQCKEVKLVNKEGKSWTARFGFSESDGAYYISRGWRKFCRDNRCTNGDLFVFNVVGDGTTTPLLCVCPERKECTELLIKHFSRIDGKSSHLTCLCCL, from the exons ATGGAAACTCCCCGAGAACCTCATTTCTTCAAGCCTCTTCTTCCTGGTTTTCACAGTGGCGTGGCAATACCACTTGACTTCTACTCAAAACACATACAAGGGGCTGAGATCAATAAACCATGGAAGCTAAGATCGGACGCTTCGGATCAAATTTGGGAGGTGATCCGAGAAGGCAGGACACTCACCAAAGGTTGGAAAGAGTTCACCGAAGCACATGATCTTCGAATCGGTgacattgtcatcttcaaacACGAAGGAGACATGGTCTTTCATGTGACACCTTTTGGTCCTAGCTGTTGTGACATTCAGTATACACATCCTCACATCGTTAAGGAAGAAGCCGACGCGGATGATGCTCCTACTTTCTCATACGACTACTGTTTCTTGGCTGAGGTTACTGCTACAAATCAAAAGGACGACAAAATG TTTCTTCCTGTGGAAGCTATGAGGTGTGGTGCTTTGAACCAACAATGCAAAGAGGTCAAACTTGTCAACAAGGAGGGAAAGTCATGGACTGCGCGCTTCGGATTTAGCGAATCAGACGGCGCATATTACATCAGCAGAGGGTGGAGAAAGTTCTGTCGTGATAACAGATGCACCAACGGAGATTTGTTTGTGTTCAACGTGGTTGGAGACGGGACGACAACTCCATTACTGTGTGTATGTCCGGAAAGGAAGGAGTGTACTGAACTACTGATCAAGCACTTCAGCAGAATCGATGGTAAGTCTTCTCATTTGACTTGTTTGTGTTGTCTATAA
- the LOC103870299 gene encoding B3 domain-containing protein REM9 isoform X2, with amino-acid sequence METPREPHFFKPLLPGFHSGVAIPLDFYSKHIQGAEINKPWKLRSDASDQIWEVIREGRTLTKGWKEFTEAHDLRIGDIVIFKHEGDMVFHVTPFGPSCCDIQYTHPHIVKEEADADDAPTFSYDYCFLAEVTATNQKDDKMFLPVEAMRCGALNQQCKEVKLVNKEGKSWTARFGFSESDGAYYISRGWRKFCRDNRCTNGDLFVFNVVGDGTTTPLLCVCPERKECTELLIKHFSRIDGSIASTSRN; translated from the exons ATGGAAACTCCCCGAGAACCTCATTTCTTCAAGCCTCTTCTTCCTGGTTTTCACAGTGGCGTGGCAATACCACTTGACTTCTACTCAAAACACATACAAGGGGCTGAGATCAATAAACCATGGAAGCTAAGATCGGACGCTTCGGATCAAATTTGGGAGGTGATCCGAGAAGGCAGGACACTCACCAAAGGTTGGAAAGAGTTCACCGAAGCACATGATCTTCGAATCGGTgacattgtcatcttcaaacACGAAGGAGACATGGTCTTTCATGTGACACCTTTTGGTCCTAGCTGTTGTGACATTCAGTATACACATCCTCACATCGTTAAGGAAGAAGCCGACGCGGATGATGCTCCTACTTTCTCATACGACTACTGTTTCTTGGCTGAGGTTACTGCTACAAATCAAAAGGACGACAAAATG TTTCTTCCTGTGGAAGCTATGAGGTGTGGTGCTTTGAACCAACAATGCAAAGAGGTCAAACTTGTCAACAAGGAGGGAAAGTCATGGACTGCGCGCTTCGGATTTAGCGAATCAGACGGCGCATATTACATCAGCAGAGGGTGGAGAAAGTTCTGTCGTGATAACAGATGCACCAACGGAGATTTGTTTGTGTTCAACGTGGTTGGAGACGGGACGACAACTCCATTACTGTGTGTATGTCCGGAAAGGAAGGAGTGTACTGAACTACTGATCAAGCACTTCAGCAGAATCGATG GTAGCATTGCTTCTACCTCACGAAATTAG